TCGCGCCCGGCAGGTTGAAGGTCCAGTTGGTCCGCACCGGCACGGACACGTGGTAGAGGGTGGCGAGGAAGCAGATGCAGACGACGATGACGATCGGCCAGTAGAACGACATCAGGAAGTCGGCCCGCTCGGGCAGCAGGTCGCGCACCAGGTGGGGTCCGGCGACGACCAGCGGCAGCGAGATCGCGCCGGTGAGCACCGCCAGGATGTAGAGGCCGAAGGCGAGCGCGCGCGTCTTGACGATCCCCCGGTGCCCGCCGAGCCCGTGCATGATCGTGATGGTGTCGACGAAGACGTTGAGCGCCCGCGAGCCGGACCACAGCGACAGCACGAAGCCCAGCGAGATCACGTCGAGGCGACCGCCGGCCAGCACGTCGTCGACCGTGGGGGCGATGACGTTGGTGACGGCGCTCTCGGTGAGGAACCGGCTGCTCAGGTCGAGGACCGCGCGGCGCACGTCGTCGAGCTGCGCGGCGCTGAACTGCTCCGAGACGTAGCCCACCGCGCCGGCCAGCGCGAAGATCAGCGGGGGCACCGACACCACGGCGAAGAAGGCGCCCTCGGCGGCCAGGCCGGTCACGCGGTACCTCAGGCACGAGGAGACCGTGGTGACGATCAGGCGCCAGACGACGTGCGCCGTACGGCGGGCGCGGACGGCGAGCGCGGACCGCGGGGCCGACGGCTCCGTCGCGTCCGTGGCTCCCGAGGTCATGCCTGCACGCTAACGGCGGGTGGGTCCGGGATCGGGGATCCTCGGGCCCACCCGCCGGGTGAGATACGTCGTACGGCGTCAGGCCGGCTGGGGCTGCTTGTCCAGCGACGGGGACGCGGGCGTGGCGGGCTCGTGGTCGTCGAGCATCGTGGTCTCGTCGAACGGGTCGTCGCCGGCCAGGACCCGGTCGAGCTGGGCACGGTCGAGGCCGCCGGTCCAGTGCCCGATGAGCACGGTGGCGATGGCGTTGCCGGCGAAGTTGGTGACCGCGCGGGCCTCGGACATGAAGCGGTCGATGCCGACGATGAGGCCGACGCCGTCGACGAGCTCGGGTCGGTGCGAGCTCAGGCCACCGGCCAGGGTGGCCATGCCGGCGCCGGTGACGCCCGCGGCGCCCTTGGAGGCGATCATCATGAAGACCAGCAGCGAGATCTGCTCACCGATCGACAGCGGGTCGCCGAGCGCCTGTGCGATGAAGAGCGAGGCCATCGTCAGGTAGATCGCGGTGCCGTCGAGGTTGAACGAGTAGCCGGTCGGGACGACGACCCCGACGGTCGGCTTGTCGACGCCGGCGTGCTCCATCTTGGCGATCAGCCGCGGCAGCGCCGACTCGGACGACGACGTGGAGACGATGAGCAGGAACTCGCGGCCGAGGTACTTCAGCAGCGAGAAGACGTTGACGCCCGACGCGACCTTGAGCAGCGTGCCGAGCACGAGGAAGACGAACAGCGCGCAGGTGATGTAGAAGCCGACCATCAGCACGGCCAGGCTCTTGAGCGCGTCGACACCGGTGGCACCGACGACGGCGGCCATCGCACCGAACGCGCCGACCGGCGCGGCCCACATGATCATCGCCAGCACCCGGAAGACGACCTTCTGGATGTGGCCGATGCCGCGCAGGATCGGCTCGGCACCGCGACCCATCTGCTGCAGCGCGAACCCGACCAGCAGCGCGACGAGCAGGGTCTGCAGCACCTCGCCGGAGGTCAGGGCCGAGAGCATGGAGTCGGGGATGATGCCGAGCAGGAAGTCGGTGGTGCTGCCGTGACCCTCCTTCGCCTGCTCCTGACCGGCGCCGGCCAGCTCCTTGGTCAGCTCGAGGTTGGAGCCGGCGTGCAGCAGGTTGCCGACGACCATCCCGATCGCCAGGGCGAACGTCGACATCGTCACGAAGTAGACCAGCGCGAGGCCACCGACCTTGCCGACGCGCGCCGCGCTGGCGACCGAGCCGACCCCGATCACGATCGTGCAGAAGATGACCGGCTGGATCATCATCCGGATCAGCGCGACGAAGCCGGTGCCGAGCGGCTTGAGCTCGACCGCGAAGTCGGGGAACGCGATGCCGACGGCGATGCCGGCCGCCACGGCGACGATCACCGCGAGGTAGAGGTAGTGGGTCCGGTTCTGGACCTTGCCCCCGTTGGTGGATGTCTGGGTGCTCATCGTCGCGCCTCCCGCCGGGCCGTGCGCCGGGTGCTTCCCGGCCGACGCCCACCCTGGTGCGCGATGTGTCGCGCGTCACCCTTGTGTTCGTTGTGGTCGCGGTCACGTCCTCCGCGGCCCCGCGCCCCCACGGTGATCGAGCCTGTTCTCGGTGGTCGAGCCTGTCGAGACCCTCCTCGGTGGTCGAGCCTGTCGAGACCCTCCTCGGCGGTC
The Nocardioides plantarum genome window above contains:
- a CDS encoding cation:dicarboxylate symporter family transporter — protein: MSTQTSTNGGKVQNRTHYLYLAVIVAVAAGIAVGIAFPDFAVELKPLGTGFVALIRMMIQPVIFCTIVIGVGSVASAARVGKVGGLALVYFVTMSTFALAIGMVVGNLLHAGSNLELTKELAGAGQEQAKEGHGSTTDFLLGIIPDSMLSALTSGEVLQTLLVALLVGFALQQMGRGAEPILRGIGHIQKVVFRVLAMIMWAAPVGAFGAMAAVVGATGVDALKSLAVLMVGFYITCALFVFLVLGTLLKVASGVNVFSLLKYLGREFLLIVSTSSSESALPRLIAKMEHAGVDKPTVGVVVPTGYSFNLDGTAIYLTMASLFIAQALGDPLSIGEQISLLVFMMIASKGAAGVTGAGMATLAGGLSSHRPELVDGVGLIVGIDRFMSEARAVTNFAGNAIATVLIGHWTGGLDRAQLDRVLAGDDPFDETTMLDDHEPATPASPSLDKQPQPA
- a CDS encoding YihY/virulence factor BrkB family protein produces the protein MTSGATDATEPSAPRSALAVRARRTAHVVWRLIVTTVSSCLRYRVTGLAAEGAFFAVVSVPPLIFALAGAVGYVSEQFSAAQLDDVRRAVLDLSSRFLTESAVTNVIAPTVDDVLAGGRLDVISLGFVLSLWSGSRALNVFVDTITIMHGLGGHRGIVKTRALAFGLYILAVLTGAISLPLVVAGPHLVRDLLPERADFLMSFYWPIVIVVCICFLATLYHVSVPVRTNWTFNLPGATFTLVAWILGSYVLRWVLTVTAADSKSIYGPLAAPIAVLLWLYLLALAVLIGAAVNAAFDHVFPQKNTARARLELMARLRALGSQRG